In the genome of Triticum urartu cultivar G1812 chromosome 5, Tu2.1, whole genome shotgun sequence, one region contains:
- the LOC125508923 gene encoding 60S ribosomal protein L17-1, translating into MVKYSTDPANPTKSAKAMGRDLRVHFKNTRETAFALRKMSLNKAKRYLEDVLAHKQAIPFRRYCRGVGRTAQVKNRQPNGQGRWPAKSAKFVLDLLKNAESNAEVKGLDVDALYISHIQVNQAQKQRRRTYRAHGRINPYMSNPCHIELILSEKEEPVKKEAESQIARKA; encoded by the exons ATG GTGAAGTACTCGACGGATCCCGCCAATCCCACCAAGT CCGCCAAGGCCATGGGCCGGGACCTGCGTGTTCATTTCAAG AACACTAGGGAAACAGCGTTTGCCCTGAGGAAGATGTCGCTCAACAAGGCCAAGAGGTACCTTGAGGATGTGTTGGCACACAAGCAAGCCATCCCCTTCCGGAGGTACTGCCGTGGTGTTGGACGCACAGCCCAGGTGAAGAACCGTCAGCCCAATGGTCAGGGACGCTGGCCTGCCAAGTCTGCTAAGTTCGTTCTGGATCTTCTAAAGAACGCTGAGAGCAATGCTGAG GTGAAAGGTCTTGATGTTGATGCTCTCTACATTTCACACATCCAAGTGAACCAGGCCCAGAAGCAGCGGCGCCGGACCTACCGTGCCCATGGACGCATCAACC CCTACATGTCCAACCCATGCCACATTGAGCTGATCTTGTCGGAGAAGGAAGAGCCGGTGAAGAAGGAG GCTGAGTCCCAGATCGCCAGGAAGGCCTAG